The following are encoded together in the Arthrobacter sp. Y-9 genome:
- a CDS encoding MazG nucleotide pyrophosphohydrolase domain-containing protein has product METTVGAGERTERLLDCIAALRTHCPWTRALTHESLLEYLIEEAHEVVETVEDGTADPAELAQELGDVLLQVVLHARIAEEDGRFAFADVAEGLRLKLVRRNPHVFHPDGSLRESFPATVEEIEARWDAVKRAEKPQRESVFEGVPASLPALARAAKLLSRARRDGGALLPPPSASPVQCEDEESLGEVLLALVADAQERGLDAERSLRAALRRREPREGVS; this is encoded by the coding sequence ATGGAGACGACAGTGGGCGCGGGGGAGAGGACCGAGAGGCTCCTGGACTGCATCGCGGCCCTCCGCACCCACTGTCCCTGGACCCGTGCCCTCACCCATGAAAGTCTCCTCGAGTACCTGATCGAGGAGGCGCACGAGGTGGTCGAGACCGTCGAGGACGGCACGGCGGACCCCGCAGAACTGGCCCAGGAGCTCGGCGACGTGCTCCTTCAGGTGGTGCTGCACGCGAGGATCGCCGAGGAGGACGGCCGCTTCGCCTTCGCGGATGTCGCCGAGGGCCTCCGTCTCAAACTGGTGCGGCGCAATCCCCACGTCTTCCACCCGGACGGCAGCCTCCGGGAGAGCTTTCCGGCCACGGTCGAGGAGATCGAAGCCCGCTGGGACGCCGTGAAACGGGCGGAGAAGCCCCAGCGTGAGTCCGTTTTCGAAGGGGTCCCCGCGTCACTCCCCGCTTTGGCGCGAGCGGCCAAGCTGCTGTCCCGCGCCCGGCGCGACGGCGGCGCGCTGCTGCCCCCGCCGTCGGCGTCGCCGGTGCAGTGCGAGGACGAGGAGAGCCTGGGCGAGGTGCTCCTCGCGCTGGTCGCGGACGCTCAGGAACGGGGGCTCGACGCCGAACGGTCGCTGCGTGCCGCGCTGCGCCGTCGAGAGCCCCGCGAGGGTGTTTCTTGA
- a CDS encoding S8 family serine peptidase — protein sequence MRAQDAHRARGRGWCVRVLSTALVLTIAASLSLAAPAQADSIRSGEYWLDGYGVTKAWKESRGAGVKVAIIDSGIDTAHPDLKGSVVEGTDVSGAGNAGGTKSIGAKPEHGTLVASLLAGRGHGTRPKPSPSPSASKPAAPTVQNMGAGPDGMVGVAPEAQLLSVSTWLGSPNPAGKSDEDQIPEAVRWAVDHGAKVINISLGSSSPDWPQSWDAAFLYAEQKDVVVVAAAGNRGSGNLQVGAPATIPGVVTVAGLDRKNIASQDSSSQGISIAVAAPAEELEGALPGGGYATWSGTSGAAPIVAGVAALIRSKYPDMSAKQVINRIVTTAKDVGEPGRDPLYGFGVLDAEKALTAEVPEAQSNPLGSISEWIRVHRRGGEPTRKPPAGAGNLMPQPTASDAAPPVAQSADGLDSALPATLVLGFSVVLLAMLVAAVLHVRAVGRRENGEAAPGAPGEGGDTTAAPGGEAGGAPAATHEDVSEKTSGGPPAGS from the coding sequence ATGAGGGCACAAGACGCGCACCGCGCACGAGGACGGGGCTGGTGTGTCCGGGTCCTGTCGACGGCGCTGGTGCTGACCATCGCGGCATCACTCTCCCTGGCGGCCCCCGCCCAGGCGGACAGCATCCGGTCGGGTGAGTACTGGCTGGACGGTTATGGCGTCACCAAGGCCTGGAAGGAGAGCCGCGGGGCCGGGGTCAAGGTCGCGATCATCGACTCCGGCATCGACACGGCGCACCCGGATCTCAAGGGTTCCGTGGTCGAGGGGACGGACGTCTCGGGCGCCGGGAACGCCGGGGGCACCAAGAGCATCGGCGCCAAGCCGGAGCACGGCACGCTCGTGGCGAGCCTCCTGGCCGGCCGCGGGCACGGCACCCGGCCGAAGCCTTCGCCGTCGCCGTCCGCTTCCAAGCCCGCGGCGCCCACCGTGCAGAACATGGGCGCCGGTCCGGACGGCATGGTGGGCGTGGCCCCCGAAGCGCAGCTTCTCTCCGTTTCCACGTGGCTCGGCTCGCCCAACCCGGCGGGCAAGTCGGACGAGGATCAGATCCCCGAGGCTGTGCGCTGGGCCGTGGACCACGGTGCGAAGGTCATCAACATCTCGCTGGGCAGCTCCTCCCCGGACTGGCCTCAGAGCTGGGACGCCGCGTTCCTCTACGCGGAGCAGAAGGACGTGGTGGTCGTGGCGGCCGCCGGGAACCGGGGGAGCGGCAACCTCCAGGTGGGCGCTCCCGCGACCATCCCCGGCGTCGTGACGGTGGCCGGTCTCGACCGGAAGAACATCGCCAGCCAGGATTCGTCCTCGCAGGGCATCAGCATCGCCGTGGCGGCGCCCGCGGAGGAACTGGAGGGCGCTCTGCCGGGCGGCGGGTACGCCACCTGGAGCGGGACGTCCGGCGCCGCGCCCATCGTGGCGGGCGTGGCCGCACTCATCCGGTCGAAGTACCCGGACATGAGCGCCAAGCAGGTCATCAACCGGATCGTCACCACCGCGAAGGACGTGGGGGAGCCCGGCCGCGATCCGCTCTACGGCTTCGGCGTCCTGGACGCGGAGAAGGCGCTCACGGCCGAGGTGCCGGAGGCGCAGAGCAATCCGCTGGGCAGCATCTCGGAGTGGATCCGGGTGCACCGGCGCGGCGGGGAGCCGACCCGGAAGCCTCCGGCGGGGGCCGGCAATCTCATGCCTCAGCCGACCGCGAGCGACGCGGCCCCGCCGGTCGCGCAGAGCGCGGACGGGCTCGATTCGGCGCTGCCCGCCACGCTCGTCCTGGGATTCTCGGTGGTCCTGCTGGCCATGCTGGTGGCCGCGGTGCTGCACGTCCGCGCAGTGGGCCGAAGGGAGAACGGCGAGGCAGCTCCCGGGGCTCCGGGGGAGGGTGGCGACACCACGGCGGCGCCTGGAGGCGAGGCCGGCGGCGCCCCTGCCGCCACCCATGAGGACGTGTCCGAAAAGACCTCCGGAGGGCCGCCCGCCGGGAGCTGA
- a CDS encoding pyridoxamine 5'-phosphate oxidase family protein, with product MARRYEQLTDQLTDFIREQQMFFVATAARDGRVNVSPKGLDSLRVLSPDRVVWLNGTGSGNETAAHLRDTPRMTLMFCAFTAKPSILRLYGSARAVHRGDPEWDGLVALFPPLRGARNVFDLKIEMVQTSCGFGVPLYEFQEQRPLMDSWAERKGEDGLVAYQQEHNRFSIDGFSTGLPEVERTRDA from the coding sequence ATGGCGAGACGGTACGAACAGCTCACAGACCAGTTGACGGACTTCATTCGCGAACAGCAGATGTTCTTCGTCGCGACGGCGGCACGGGACGGGCGGGTGAATGTCTCGCCCAAAGGGCTGGATTCCCTGAGGGTCCTGAGTCCGGACCGCGTGGTGTGGCTCAACGGCACCGGCAGCGGCAATGAGACCGCTGCCCATCTGCGCGATACGCCACGGATGACGCTCATGTTCTGTGCCTTCACTGCCAAACCCAGCATCCTTCGCCTGTATGGCTCAGCGAGAGCCGTGCATCGGGGTGACCCGGAGTGGGATGGTCTGGTGGCGTTGTTCCCTCCGTTGCGGGGCGCGCGCAACGTGTTCGATCTGAAGATCGAGATGGTGCAGACATCCTGTGGGTTCGGGGTGCCACTCTACGAATTCCAGGAACAGCGGCCGTTGATGGATTCCTGGGCGGAACGAAAGGGTGAGGACGGTCTGGTCGCGTACCAGCAGGAACATAACCGTTTCAGCATCGACGGGTTCTCGACAGGGCTCCCCGAAGTGGAGCGCACGAGGGACGCGTGA
- a CDS encoding DUF501 domain-containing protein, whose product MSATAHQPTGGEDRTVTEQDLDTLSRQLGRPVRDVVEISARCVCGNPLVAATAPRLGNGTPFPTTFYLTHPVITSAVSRLEATGRMNEMNERLAQDPELAASHRAAHEAYLAARREIGRISGVGEVPEIDGISAGGMPERVKCLHVLVGHSLAAGPGVNVLGDEALEGIAEWWTADRCSCDGAWDTSGQAPAEDLSRHGPQGRPDLVGRPAPRRSTTRRVAAIDCGTNSIRLLVADRDAKGRLEDVVREMRVVRLGQDVDKTGEFAPEALERTFAAAEEYARLIAENPAPVGDSAEDGTVALTPADIRFVATSASRDARNRQVFVDGIRERLGVELEVISGDEEASLSFAGAASVLPPRGEELTLVVDLGGGSTEFVLGDDDGVRAARSVDVGCVRLTERHLRSDPPTAEETASAEADVNAALDLVLETVPLGRASAVVGVAGSITTITAHALGLEQYDSGRIHGVHLSFAELRRACDSLLAMTRDERAALGFMHPGRVDVIGAGALVWRTVLGRLEDLSEGRLQEAVTSEHDILDGIALSIA is encoded by the coding sequence ATGAGCGCAACGGCGCACCAGCCCACCGGTGGCGAGGACCGCACGGTCACCGAACAGGACCTGGACACGCTGAGCCGTCAGCTGGGCCGTCCCGTCCGCGACGTCGTGGAGATCTCCGCGCGATGCGTGTGCGGGAATCCGCTCGTGGCGGCCACCGCCCCGCGGCTGGGCAACGGCACGCCGTTCCCCACCACCTTCTACCTGACGCATCCCGTCATCACCTCGGCCGTCTCCCGCCTCGAAGCGACGGGCCGGATGAACGAGATGAACGAACGTCTCGCGCAGGATCCCGAGCTGGCCGCCTCCCACCGCGCCGCGCACGAGGCCTACCTGGCGGCGCGTCGCGAGATCGGCCGCATCAGCGGCGTCGGGGAGGTCCCGGAGATCGATGGGATCTCCGCCGGCGGCATGCCCGAACGGGTGAAGTGCCTCCATGTCCTGGTGGGCCACTCGCTCGCCGCGGGCCCGGGCGTCAACGTCCTGGGTGACGAGGCCCTCGAGGGCATCGCCGAGTGGTGGACCGCGGACCGCTGCTCCTGCGACGGCGCCTGGGACACGAGCGGGCAGGCTCCCGCCGAGGACCTCAGCCGTCACGGCCCGCAGGGACGCCCCGATCTGGTCGGCCGTCCCGCGCCCCGCCGTTCCACCACGCGCCGTGTCGCCGCGATCGACTGCGGCACCAACTCCATCCGCCTCCTGGTGGCCGACCGCGACGCCAAGGGCCGTCTGGAGGACGTGGTCCGGGAGATGCGCGTCGTGCGCCTGGGTCAGGACGTGGACAAGACCGGCGAGTTCGCCCCGGAGGCGCTGGAGCGCACCTTCGCCGCGGCCGAGGAGTACGCCCGCCTGATCGCTGAGAACCCAGCCCCCGTCGGTGACTCGGCCGAGGACGGGACCGTCGCCCTCACCCCGGCCGACATCCGCTTCGTCGCCACCTCCGCGAGCCGCGACGCCCGGAACCGCCAGGTGTTCGTGGACGGCATCCGGGAGCGCCTCGGCGTCGAGCTTGAGGTCATCAGCGGTGACGAGGAGGCGTCGCTGTCCTTCGCGGGCGCCGCGAGCGTCCTGCCGCCGCGCGGTGAGGAACTGACCCTGGTGGTGGACCTGGGCGGTGGCAGCACCGAATTCGTTCTGGGCGACGACGACGGCGTGCGGGCGGCCCGCAGCGTGGACGTCGGCTGTGTGCGGCTCACCGAGCGCCACCTCCGCAGCGACCCGCCCACCGCCGAGGAGACCGCCTCCGCGGAAGCCGATGTGAACGCGGCCCTCGACCTCGTGCTCGAGACCGTCCCGCTCGGCCGCGCGAGCGCCGTCGTCGGCGTGGCGGGTTCCATCACCACCATCACCGCGCACGCGCTGGGCCTGGAGCAGTACGACTCCGGCCGGATCCACGGCGTGCACCTGAGCTTCGCCGAGCTGCGCCGCGCGTGCGACAGCCTGCTGGCGATGACCCGTGACGAGCGCGCCGCGCTCGGGTTCATGCACCCCGGCCGGGTCGACGTGATCGGCGCCGGAGCCCTGGTGTGGCGGACGGTGCTCGGCCGGCTCGAGGACCTCAGCGAGGGGCGTCTTCAGGAGGCCGTGACCAGCGAACACGATATTCTGGACGGAATCGCCCTCAGCATCGCCTGA
- a CDS encoding FAD-dependent oxidoreductase, giving the protein MAITQQPLAPQLQDRPRVLVVGGGYVGLYVALKLQKKIAKAGGIVTVVDPLPYMTYQPFLPEVAGGNIEARHAVVSHRQHLKETELIQGRVTAIDHANRKAVVAPADGGAPFEIPYFDVVLAAGAITRTFPIPGLADKGIGLKTIEEAVALRNQVLNKIELASTMTDPEKRKAALTFVVVGGGFAGIEAITELEDMARQAVRDNPRVDQSEIRFVLVEAMGRIMPEVTAEQAEWVVEHLRSRGIEVLLNTSLADAEDKLKLINMADKSPAGEFAADTLIWAAGVQANPMVRSTDFPLEPRGRVRVLPDLRIAGDEGIIENAWAAGDVAAVPDLTGKGLPDGTCVPNAQHALRQAKVLAKNLWASRWDKPMHDYKHKNLGAVAGFGSWKGVANINLLGRIGLKGWPAWLAHRGYHGMAMPTFERKFRVVGGWFLSLFAGRDATQLVDLDNPRGAFEAAARPAPKPAEPAAK; this is encoded by the coding sequence ATGGCAATCACTCAGCAGCCCCTTGCTCCCCAATTGCAGGACCGCCCGCGCGTTCTCGTCGTCGGCGGCGGCTACGTCGGACTGTACGTAGCGCTCAAGCTTCAGAAGAAGATCGCGAAGGCCGGTGGCATCGTCACCGTCGTCGATCCGCTTCCCTACATGACCTACCAGCCGTTCCTGCCCGAGGTGGCCGGCGGCAACATCGAGGCGCGCCACGCGGTGGTCTCCCACCGTCAGCACCTCAAGGAGACCGAGCTCATCCAGGGCCGCGTCACCGCGATCGACCACGCCAACCGCAAGGCCGTCGTGGCCCCCGCGGACGGTGGCGCTCCGTTCGAGATCCCGTACTTCGACGTCGTGCTGGCCGCCGGCGCCATCACCCGCACCTTCCCGATCCCGGGTCTGGCGGACAAGGGCATCGGCCTGAAGACCATCGAAGAGGCCGTGGCCCTGCGCAACCAGGTCCTCAACAAGATCGAGCTGGCCTCCACCATGACCGATCCCGAGAAGCGCAAGGCCGCTCTGACCTTCGTGGTCGTGGGTGGCGGCTTCGCCGGCATCGAGGCGATCACCGAGCTCGAGGACATGGCCCGTCAGGCCGTCCGCGACAACCCCCGCGTCGACCAGAGCGAGATCCGCTTCGTGCTGGTCGAGGCCATGGGCCGCATCATGCCCGAGGTCACGGCCGAGCAGGCCGAGTGGGTCGTCGAGCACCTGCGCAGCCGCGGCATCGAGGTGCTGCTGAACACGTCCCTGGCCGACGCCGAGGACAAGCTCAAGCTCATCAACATGGCGGACAAGTCCCCGGCCGGCGAGTTCGCCGCGGACACCCTCATCTGGGCCGCCGGTGTGCAGGCCAACCCGATGGTCCGTTCCACCGACTTCCCGCTCGAGCCCCGCGGCCGCGTCCGCGTGCTGCCGGATCTCCGCATCGCCGGTGACGAAGGCATCATCGAGAACGCCTGGGCCGCAGGTGACGTCGCCGCCGTCCCGGACCTCACGGGCAAGGGCCTGCCGGACGGCACCTGCGTGCCGAACGCTCAGCACGCGCTGCGCCAGGCCAAGGTCCTCGCCAAGAACCTGTGGGCCTCCCGCTGGGACAAGCCGATGCACGACTACAAGCACAAGAACCTCGGCGCCGTGGCCGGTTTCGGCTCCTGGAAGGGTGTCGCGAACATCAACCTGCTCGGCCGCATCGGCCTCAAGGGCTGGCCGGCCTGGCTCGCCCACCGTGGTTACCACGGCATGGCGATGCCGACGTTCGAGCGCAAGTTCCGCGTGGTCGGTGGCTGGTTCCTGAGCCTGTTCGCGGGCCGTGACGCCACTCAGCTCGTGGACCTGGACAACCCGCGTGGCGCGTTCGAGGCCGCCGCTCGTCCGGCCCCGAAGCCGGCTGAACCGGCCGCCAAGTAA
- the eno gene encoding phosphopyruvate hydratase — MALIDAIHAREILDSRGNPTVEVEVLLSDGSLGRAAVPSGASTGEHEAVELRDGDKGRYLGKGVQLAVDAAIEQIGPALEGFDATDQRSIDAAMIELDGTPNKGKLGANAILGVSLAVANAAAASADLPLYKYLGGPNAHVLPVPLMNILNGGSHADSDVDIQEFMIVPLGAETFSEGLRWGVEVYHHLKSVLKEKGLSTGLGDEGGFAPNLPSNRAALDLIQEAIVKAGYTPGKDIALALDVASSEFYKDGAYQFEGKQLSGEEMSAYYAELVDAYPLVSIEDPLDENDWDGWKHLTDTLGDKVQLVGDDLFVTNPERLREGIEKGTANSLLVKVNQIGSLTETLDAVSLAQRSGYTTITSHRSGETEDTTIADIAVATNAGQIKTGAPARSERVAKYNQLLRIEEELADAAVYAGRAAFPRFKG; from the coding sequence ATGGCGCTCATTGATGCCATCCACGCCCGCGAGATCCTCGATTCCCGTGGCAATCCGACCGTTGAAGTTGAAGTCCTCCTGAGCGATGGCTCCCTGGGCCGCGCCGCGGTTCCCTCCGGCGCCTCCACCGGCGAGCACGAAGCCGTGGAACTGCGTGACGGCGACAAGGGACGCTACCTCGGCAAGGGCGTCCAGCTGGCCGTTGACGCCGCGATCGAGCAGATCGGCCCGGCGCTGGAAGGCTTCGACGCCACGGACCAGCGCAGCATCGACGCCGCCATGATCGAACTGGACGGCACCCCGAACAAGGGCAAGCTCGGCGCCAACGCGATCCTGGGTGTCTCCCTGGCCGTCGCCAACGCCGCCGCCGCGTCCGCCGACCTCCCGCTGTACAAGTACCTGGGCGGCCCGAACGCCCACGTGCTGCCCGTGCCGCTCATGAACATCCTCAACGGTGGCTCCCACGCCGACTCCGATGTGGACATCCAGGAATTCATGATCGTCCCGCTCGGCGCCGAGACCTTCTCCGAGGGCCTCCGCTGGGGTGTCGAGGTCTACCACCACCTCAAGTCCGTGCTGAAGGAGAAGGGCCTGTCCACCGGCCTCGGCGACGAGGGCGGCTTCGCCCCGAACCTGCCGAGCAACCGTGCGGCACTGGACCTGATCCAGGAAGCCATCGTCAAGGCCGGCTACACCCCGGGCAAGGACATCGCCCTGGCCCTGGACGTCGCCTCTTCCGAGTTCTACAAGGACGGCGCCTACCAGTTCGAGGGCAAGCAGCTCTCCGGCGAGGAGATGAGCGCCTACTACGCGGAGCTCGTCGACGCCTACCCGCTGGTCTCCATCGAGGACCCGCTGGACGAGAACGACTGGGACGGCTGGAAGCACCTCACCGACACCCTCGGTGACAAGGTTCAGCTGGTGGGCGACGACCTGTTCGTCACCAACCCGGAGCGCCTCCGCGAGGGCATCGAGAAGGGCACTGCCAACTCCCTGCTCGTCAAGGTCAACCAGATCGGTTCCCTGACCGAGACCCTGGACGCCGTCTCCCTGGCCCAGCGCTCCGGCTACACCACGATCACCTCCCACCGCTCCGGCGAGACCGAGGACACCACGATCGCGGACATCGCCGTCGCCACCAACGCCGGCCAGATCAAGACCGGCGCCCCGGCCCGCTCCGAGCGCGTCGCCAAGTACAACCAGCTCCTGCGCATCGAGGAGGAGCTCGCCGACGCCGCCGTCTACGCCGGCCGCGCCGCCTTCCCGCGTTTCAAGGGCTAA
- a CDS encoding septum formation initiator family protein: protein MATRRPKVPRATLLDGGSSATRKPAPRSGTSASEESRSHGARPAGQQGSTGQQGTGQRLEAERTVADFTAKAREKSGSGAASTAARPASGGASGSAKPKQSGAATGAKSAKAAGPASSSAARGAGKAAAEPTPVPARAFSGRLLALGLVMLAITVLLAPTVKNWWDQRQQIAQLQEDIRNKQADQDELQKQIVRWHDPAYVQQQARDRINMVMPGEIGYWVFGKEGGTAGVSAPEGTTAPVPGDTPWTQKFLDSVREATK from the coding sequence GTGGCCACCCGCCGCCCCAAGGTTCCGCGCGCGACACTGCTCGACGGCGGTTCCTCCGCGACGCGCAAGCCGGCGCCCCGGTCAGGCACGTCAGCCTCCGAGGAGTCCCGTTCGCACGGAGCCCGCCCGGCAGGACAGCAGGGCAGCACAGGACAGCAGGGCACAGGCCAGCGGTTGGAAGCCGAACGCACGGTCGCGGATTTCACGGCGAAGGCCCGGGAGAAGAGCGGCTCGGGGGCGGCGTCCACGGCGGCGAGGCCGGCGAGCGGTGGCGCGTCCGGCTCGGCCAAGCCGAAGCAGTCCGGGGCAGCGACCGGGGCGAAGTCCGCCAAGGCGGCCGGACCGGCGTCGTCGTCCGCAGCTCGGGGCGCGGGGAAAGCCGCCGCGGAACCCACGCCGGTTCCCGCGCGGGCGTTCTCCGGCCGTCTGCTGGCCCTCGGCCTGGTCATGCTCGCGATCACCGTCCTCCTGGCGCCCACGGTCAAGAACTGGTGGGATCAGCGCCAGCAGATCGCCCAGCTGCAGGAGGACATCCGGAACAAGCAGGCGGACCAGGACGAACTGCAGAAGCAGATCGTCCGCTGGCATGATCCCGCCTACGTCCAGCAGCAGGCCCGTGACCGCATTAACATGGTGATGCCCGGTGAGATCGGGTACTGGGTCTTCGGGAAGGAAGGCGGCACCGCCGGAGTGAGCGCTCCGGAGGGCACCACCGCTCCCGTGCCGGGGGACACCCCCTGGACCCAGAAGTTCCTGGACTCGGTCCGGGAAGCCACCAAGTAA